Proteins from a single region of Sphaerochaeta globosa str. Buddy:
- a CDS encoding sugar phosphate isomerase/epimerase family protein, which translates to MRIATSTNLISFNRDGSKTEMIHLLGLYAKEGFKVLDLNLCEMLNPQGSLAGSDWKHYVGKLKELKSQHALTFNQAHAPYASDGHILDELLNRCLDICQQLGIPLLVVHPTKGGVQQNLGAYESYVHSAEQKNIILAFENLNADDEMTEITELVELVKAFNSPSVGICYDTGHAHLRGHDLALDIHVMGSYLVATHIADNKGKEDEHLLPFYGTIDWDAVVRALVETKYAGDLTYECMFFNQHLPLELKLQALRQARVVGEYLLTRAL; encoded by the coding sequence GTGAGAATAGCTACCAGCACCAACCTTATCAGCTTCAATCGTGACGGAAGCAAGACAGAAATGATCCACCTCCTCGGCCTCTATGCCAAGGAGGGCTTCAAGGTATTGGATCTGAACCTGTGCGAGATGCTCAATCCCCAAGGAAGCCTTGCCGGAAGTGATTGGAAGCACTATGTTGGTAAGTTGAAGGAACTGAAAAGCCAACATGCCCTCACCTTCAACCAAGCTCATGCTCCCTATGCTTCTGATGGACATATCCTGGACGAGTTGCTCAATCGCTGTCTGGACATTTGTCAGCAATTGGGCATTCCCCTGTTGGTGGTACATCCCACCAAGGGGGGTGTACAGCAAAACTTGGGGGCGTATGAAAGCTATGTGCACAGTGCTGAACAGAAAAACATCATCCTTGCCTTTGAGAATTTGAATGCCGATGACGAGATGACAGAAATCACAGAGCTTGTCGAGCTAGTCAAAGCTTTCAACTCACCATCTGTGGGTATTTGTTACGACACCGGCCATGCCCACCTACGTGGCCATGACCTTGCTCTGGATATCCATGTGATGGGAAGCTATTTGGTGGCGACTCACATTGCCGACAACAAGGGAAAGGAAGATGAGCATCTGCTGCCATTCTATGGAACCATCGATTGGGATGCGGTGGTTAGGGCTTTGGTAGAGACCAAGTATGCCGGCGATTTGACGTATGAGTGCATGTTCTTCAACCAACACCTTCCCTTGGAGCTGAAGCTCCAAGCCCTGAGGCAAGCTCGGGTTGTGGGAGAGTACCTGCTTACTAGAGCTCTCTAA
- a CDS encoding ice-binding family protein: protein MNKRNTYTKYVTIIALIAILTFIWGCKADIEAPPVAVTGITVTGAGDAITVGNGSTLQMSAAVLPADATDMSVTWSVVAGTGTATISETGLLSATGAGTVRVNATANDDSAAVGELEVTVTAVMPTTIDVTTITVTGASDAITVVNASTLQLSASVLPADATDKSITWSVVAGMGTATISEAGLLTGTAVGTVTAKATANDGSGIVGELAITVTAVVPTPIDVTTITVTGAGDAITVANGSTLQMNAAVLPIDATDKSFVWSVVAGTGTATISETGLLTATGMGTVTVNATANDGSDSVGTLGITITEKVISAKAITGLTAPVTGESPVTAITNTIEYTSSSVTWTKADLTVLAPEGTYEVDTVYIATITLVPVTGYTLTGVTENFFTVEGATATNAIDIGVVTAVFPVTVTAPIVPLARVDMGTADDFVILAKSGITTTGVTAITGDLGISPAARATVTGFAEILSLDGTYATSGLVLGGGKIYASDFIAPTPDMLIAAILDMETAYDTIVALTDPRPELIAGGTTLYPGLYKSIPAVSLSINLTLDAEGDEAAVWIFQITGALNVAAEVEIVLLNGAKAENIFWQVTGAVSLLANSKMQGIVLGEGVIALTDGATIEGKLLGQTNVTLIGNTVVDPLFVPML, encoded by the coding sequence ATGAATAAAAGAAATACGTATACAAAATATGTGACGATCATTGCGCTCATCGCAATACTCACATTCATATGGGGATGTAAGGCAGACATCGAAGCCCCGCCAGTGGCAGTGACCGGTATTACAGTCACAGGAGCTGGTGATGCAATCACGGTAGGCAATGGTTCAACATTACAAATGAGTGCAGCAGTACTACCTGCCGATGCAACCGATATGAGTGTGACATGGTCAGTTGTTGCAGGTACAGGTACCGCGACGATCAGCGAGACTGGTCTGCTCAGCGCAACAGGCGCAGGAACAGTACGTGTGAATGCAACTGCTAACGATGACTCTGCAGCAGTGGGAGAACTTGAGGTAACCGTGACCGCTGTCATGCCAACAACTATTGATGTGACAACTATTACAGTCACAGGAGCAAGTGATGCAATCACGGTAGTAAATGCTTCAACCTTGCAGCTTAGTGCGTCTGTACTACCTGCCGATGCAACCGACAAGAGTATTACTTGGTCAGTTGTAGCCGGAATGGGAACAGCCACTATCAGTGAGGCAGGTCTGCTTACAGGAACAGCAGTTGGCACAGTCACCGCTAAGGCGACAGCCAACGATGGTTCAGGTATTGTGGGAGAATTAGCAATCACCGTGACCGCTGTTGTACCAACACCTATTGATGTGACAACTATTACAGTCACAGGAGCAGGTGATGCAATCACGGTAGCGAATGGTTCAACCTTGCAGATGAATGCAGCAGTACTGCCTATCGATGCAACCGACAAGAGTTTTGTTTGGTCAGTTGTAGCCGGAACGGGAACAGCCACCATCAGTGAGACAGGTCTGCTTACAGCAACAGGCATGGGGACAGTCACCGTCAATGCAACGGCCAATGATGGTTCAGATAGTGTGGGCACCTTAGGGATTACCATCACTGAAAAAGTGATCAGTGCCAAGGCAATCACTGGCTTGACTGCACCGGTAACGGGAGAGAGCCCCGTCACTGCAATAACGAATACTATAGAGTATACCAGCAGTAGTGTGACATGGACAAAGGCTGATCTCACCGTATTGGCACCAGAGGGCACGTACGAAGTGGATACCGTGTACATAGCAACTATTACATTGGTGCCGGTAACTGGATACACCCTGACCGGTGTTACAGAGAATTTCTTCACAGTTGAGGGAGCTACAGCGACCAACGCCATTGACATCGGGGTGGTAACGGCTGTATTCCCTGTCACAGTAACAGCTCCAATAGTACCCTTAGCCAGGGTGGATATGGGAACAGCGGATGATTTTGTAATACTGGCTAAAAGCGGGATTACTACTACCGGAGTAACGGCGATTACTGGTGATCTAGGAATAAGTCCTGCTGCCCGTGCCACTGTAACGGGTTTCGCTGAGATTCTTTCCTTGGACGGAACATATGCTACATCCGGTCTTGTATTGGGTGGAGGGAAAATCTATGCTTCAGATTTTATTGCACCCACTCCAGATATGTTAATTGCGGCTATTCTTGATATGGAAACCGCGTATGACACCATAGTTGCGTTAACAGATCCTAGACCTGAACTTATTGCTGGCGGTACAACTCTTTACCCTGGGCTCTATAAATCGATCCCTGCAGTAAGCCTCTCAATAAACCTTACTTTGGACGCAGAGGGGGATGAAGCAGCTGTTTGGATTTTCCAGATAACCGGCGCCTTAAATGTGGCTGCCGAGGTAGAGATTGTATTACTCAATGGAGCAAAGGCTGAAAATATTTTCTGGCAGGTTACAGGAGCTGTCAGTTTGTTGGCTAATTCCAAGATGCAAGGAATTGTCTTAGGTGAGGGCGTAATTGCTCTTACAG
- a CDS encoding SGNH/GDSL hydrolase family protein → MSKDMQKIRIFGDSILKGVVYSEEENRYVPLQPNGFEQLGISLGIAFQNSAMFGCTITKGMQLLQKAIGKGLDCTRVLLEYGGNDCDFLWDEVSAQPNGEHLPKTPLIPFGQTLKAMIAELRSIAVEPILMTLPPINSDRYLDHICRGGLDRNRILHWLGDLYNIERYQELYSLRIATVALETQTQLIDIRSGFLAKRNCNSLICIDGIHPSAKGHELIMDLLRESHLVQVPA, encoded by the coding sequence ATGAGTAAAGACATGCAAAAAATACGCATTTTCGGAGATTCAATATTGAAAGGTGTGGTATATAGTGAGGAGGAAAATCGCTACGTGCCACTTCAGCCGAATGGATTCGAGCAGCTAGGAATTAGCCTAGGCATTGCATTTCAGAATAGTGCTATGTTTGGTTGCACGATTACAAAAGGTATGCAGTTGCTGCAGAAGGCCATCGGAAAGGGATTGGATTGCACCCGTGTGTTACTCGAATATGGTGGCAATGACTGTGATTTTCTCTGGGATGAAGTCTCAGCACAGCCGAATGGCGAACACCTGCCAAAGACACCCTTGATACCATTCGGCCAGACGCTGAAGGCAATGATAGCTGAACTCAGATCAATAGCCGTAGAGCCGATTCTTATGACACTTCCTCCCATCAATTCAGATAGGTATCTCGATCATATCTGTAGGGGAGGTTTGGATCGGAACCGTATTCTCCATTGGCTGGGTGACTTATATAATATCGAGCGATACCAAGAACTCTACTCGTTACGGATAGCAACAGTGGCTTTGGAGACACAAACACAGCTTATTGATATCCGTAGCGGCTTCTTAGCAAAAAGAAACTGTAATTCTCTTATTTGCATCGATGGCATACATCCTAGTGCAAAAGGTCATGAACTCATTATGGACTTGCTGCGAGAATCCCACTTGGTGCAGGTTCCAGCGTAG
- the vapC gene encoding type II toxin-antitoxin system VapC family toxin: protein MMVVDTSVWIDYVNGVRTAQTDILDRELKQDRVVTGDLIIVEFLQGFRDNKQFQQARRLMDSLEYYDFIGKDMAIKAAQNFRLLRKKGVTIHKTIDVLIATFCIEHGFGLLHNDKEYEQMEKILGLRVRR from the coding sequence ATGATGGTTGTAGATACCTCTGTCTGGATTGACTATGTGAATGGGGTACGTACCGCCCAAACTGATATCCTGGACAGAGAATTGAAACAGGACCGTGTTGTAACGGGTGATTTGATCATTGTGGAGTTTTTACAGGGATTCCGGGACAACAAGCAATTCCAGCAAGCTAGGAGGCTTATGGATTCTCTTGAGTATTATGACTTCATTGGCAAGGATATGGCCATCAAAGCCGCACAAAACTTTCGTTTGCTCAGAAAGAAAGGCGTTACCATACACAAGACCATCGATGTGCTCATTGCAACCTTTTGCATTGAGCACGGGTTTGGGCTTCTTCACAACGACAAAGAGTATGAACAAATGGAAAAAATCCTTGGACTACGGGTAAGACGCTGA
- a CDS encoding ABC transporter substrate-binding protein: MKRLFIYALLVLLATQSLSALGQEENQTDAVTTITWWHPNSGLAGKAAEALVEEFNSTVGKEKHIQVQAVYQGKANDVLTKAKAILQSSITSDLPDLVQLDGAAVLDIRDNANLIAMEDLAKADNYDLAQIMEAARLSITYKEKMIAMPFNSSTILLYYNKTAFDEAGIAKAPRTLDELALVASKLKKTDDKGKVTRYGFANVPTTYELMVWLGQQNGLSYLTDYENGHTGNPTKVLFHENGTMVNFLTKWRALYATESLENLTSDLNGAFASGRVAMIVASTSNLTTIQSMVGDRFEFAVAPFPMVDEKATGGVNVGGGAIYALNNGSGNEGAAWEFVKFATSAKQQLVWHIATGYFPVNRDTYTLPEFEAHLQANPHYGVAIKQLLDSNPKLQGMWVPSAYQIYYALQSGILKMLTENLSPEQTSKALETEINSYFTEFLRMQK, translated from the coding sequence ATGAAACGATTGTTCATCTATGCACTACTAGTTCTTTTGGCTACCCAGAGCTTGTCCGCCCTTGGACAAGAAGAAAACCAGACCGATGCGGTAACCACCATTACCTGGTGGCATCCAAATAGCGGCCTTGCCGGCAAAGCCGCAGAGGCCCTTGTTGAAGAATTCAACAGCACCGTTGGTAAAGAGAAGCATATTCAAGTACAAGCTGTGTACCAGGGAAAGGCCAACGATGTGCTTACCAAGGCAAAGGCGATTCTACAGTCATCCATAACCAGCGACCTTCCCGACTTGGTCCAGCTGGATGGTGCTGCAGTCCTGGACATCCGGGACAATGCCAACCTGATAGCCATGGAAGATTTGGCAAAAGCCGACAACTACGACCTGGCCCAGATCATGGAAGCTGCCCGGCTCTCGATCACGTACAAAGAGAAAATGATCGCCATGCCCTTCAATAGCTCCACCATCCTTCTCTACTACAACAAGACTGCCTTTGATGAGGCGGGAATTGCCAAAGCTCCCCGTACTCTCGATGAGCTAGCCCTCGTTGCAAGCAAGCTCAAGAAAACAGACGACAAGGGAAAGGTAACCCGCTATGGCTTTGCCAATGTCCCCACTACCTATGAGTTGATGGTTTGGCTTGGACAACAGAACGGCCTCTCGTATTTGACAGATTATGAGAATGGGCATACGGGCAACCCCACCAAGGTTCTGTTCCACGAGAATGGGACAATGGTCAACTTTCTTACCAAGTGGAGAGCCTTATATGCAACAGAGTCATTGGAGAACTTGACCAGCGACCTCAATGGAGCCTTCGCCAGCGGAAGGGTTGCCATGATCGTTGCGTCGACCAGCAACCTTACCACCATTCAGTCGATGGTCGGTGATAGATTTGAGTTCGCGGTTGCTCCCTTCCCCATGGTCGATGAGAAGGCAACCGGGGGCGTGAATGTCGGCGGTGGTGCCATATACGCCTTGAACAATGGTTCGGGTAATGAGGGGGCAGCATGGGAATTCGTCAAGTTTGCCACCAGTGCTAAGCAGCAGCTCGTGTGGCATATTGCAACCGGCTACTTCCCGGTTAATCGTGATACCTACACGCTGCCTGAGTTTGAGGCGCATCTACAAGCAAACCCCCACTACGGGGTTGCCATCAAGCAACTCTTGGATAGCAATCCTAAGCTTCAGGGCATGTGGGTTCCCAGCGCCTATCAGATCTATTATGCGCTACAGAGCGGCATCCTGAAAATGCTGACAGAGAACCTGAGCCCCGAACAGACCAGCAAGGCTCTAGAGACAGAAATAAACAGTTACTTCACCGAGTTCCTACGGATGCAGAAGTAG
- a CDS encoding sodium:glutamate symporter produces the protein MNWNFFYHIGIISFSLLLAALLRARIRFFQRFLIPAPIISGIFLLVFYNFIAPRWGLKNDFLGEIVYHLLNISFISMLLRVTGKQKTDRKAKRTLAANVTAVMGQYGLQCFFGLVMTAIMIATFKPDLFPAFGFTLPLGFELGPGQAYSIGIGWEKMGFRGASSVGLTMAAIGFLIGSFGGVVLINQGLKRGWIGKEHAQRINNKSVRTGFFSRLDTERPVGSYLSTDGESLDSLSYHIALVMATYLISWGFLTGLTALLNLIGPLGSDLAESLWGINFIFSAFCALGVKMIMRFFKVETTIDNATCNRISGLSVDMTVASSLGAISLVTVQGYWLPILILTLTGMFITLVILPWYCSRIYDDHQFFRMLVIYGTGTGTLPTGLALLRVVDQEFETPVATDYLYSVGIVFILAIPIILSINLPAFSVTRNNPMLFTLAIIISGIYMLASFISYLLIAKKRAFAKAGDLFYTE, from the coding sequence ATGAACTGGAACTTTTTTTACCACATCGGCATCATCTCGTTCTCATTGTTGCTTGCAGCCCTCTTGCGAGCACGCATTCGATTCTTCCAAAGATTCCTGATACCCGCCCCTATCATTTCCGGAATATTTCTGTTGGTTTTCTATAACTTTATTGCTCCCCGCTGGGGCTTGAAAAACGACTTCCTGGGTGAGATCGTCTATCACCTGCTCAATATCTCCTTCATATCCATGTTGCTCAGGGTGACCGGTAAGCAAAAAACCGATAGGAAAGCCAAACGTACCTTGGCAGCCAATGTTACCGCAGTAATGGGCCAGTACGGTCTGCAATGTTTCTTTGGACTGGTCATGACAGCCATCATGATCGCAACGTTCAAGCCGGACCTGTTTCCAGCATTCGGCTTTACCCTACCCTTGGGCTTCGAATTAGGACCCGGTCAGGCCTACTCGATTGGCATCGGCTGGGAAAAGATGGGGTTCAGGGGTGCTTCCTCGGTCGGACTGACCATGGCAGCCATCGGATTTCTGATTGGGAGCTTCGGCGGCGTGGTCCTGATAAACCAGGGGCTCAAGCGGGGCTGGATCGGCAAGGAACATGCACAACGCATCAACAACAAGAGTGTACGGACCGGGTTCTTCAGCCGTCTCGATACGGAACGGCCGGTTGGTTCGTATCTCTCAACCGATGGCGAGTCGTTGGACTCACTTAGCTACCACATTGCTTTGGTGATGGCCACCTACTTGATCAGCTGGGGCTTTCTTACCGGCTTGACAGCTCTGCTTAATCTCATCGGTCCCTTGGGGTCCGACCTTGCAGAGAGCCTTTGGGGGATCAACTTCATATTCAGTGCCTTCTGCGCCTTGGGCGTGAAAATGATCATGCGCTTCTTCAAGGTGGAAACCACCATAGATAATGCAACCTGCAATCGTATCAGCGGTCTCTCTGTTGATATGACGGTAGCCTCAAGCCTGGGGGCCATCTCCTTGGTTACCGTCCAAGGGTATTGGCTTCCTATTCTCATTCTTACCCTGACCGGTATGTTCATAACCCTGGTAATTCTTCCTTGGTACTGCTCGCGTATCTACGACGACCACCAATTCTTCAGAATGTTGGTCATCTACGGAACAGGAACCGGCACCCTTCCCACCGGCTTGGCCCTGCTTCGTGTGGTCGACCAAGAGTTCGAAACCCCGGTAGCCACCGACTACCTGTACTCGGTAGGAATTGTCTTTATTCTGGCCATTCCCATTATTCTGAGCATCAACCTGCCGGCCTTCAGCGTCACCAGGAACAATCCGATGCTGTTCACCTTGGCGATTATCATCAGCGGAATCTATATGCTTGCTTCCTTTATTTCCTACTTGCTCATCGCCAAGAAACGTGCTTTTGCCAAGGCGGGAGACCTGTTCTATACCGAGTAG
- a CDS encoding MerR family transcriptional regulator, whose translation MQQTYRIGELARKCNVTVRTIRYYESLGLLKTNHRSDGGQRYYTDADVVYLNRIAELKDLDFTLSEIRTIVLMGNEDTTGQKRRNELLRQYRSKLSEAMERQAAIEKRVADLSWHIQQLETNDDFQQCPGLMCKSCTFKENCRFREL comes from the coding sequence ATGCAACAAACGTATCGCATCGGAGAACTGGCAAGAAAGTGCAACGTGACCGTTCGAACCATCAGGTACTACGAGTCACTCGGCCTCTTGAAAACCAACCATCGCAGTGATGGTGGGCAGCGTTACTATACCGATGCCGATGTTGTGTACCTGAACCGAATTGCTGAACTCAAGGACCTGGATTTTACCCTCAGTGAAATCAGAACCATCGTTCTGATGGGCAATGAGGACACAACCGGACAGAAGCGAAGAAACGAGCTGCTTCGTCAATATCGCAGCAAGCTCAGTGAAGCCATGGAACGTCAGGCCGCCATCGAAAAGCGTGTTGCAGACCTTAGCTGGCATATCCAGCAACTAGAGACCAACGATGACTTCCAGCAGTGCCCCGGTCTGATGTGCAAGAGTTGCACCTTCAAGGAAAACTGCCGTTTTAGAGAGCTCTAG
- the radC gene encoding RadC family protein has product MKYLISEPTEQRIQEMAACDRPRERMLERGAEALSDQELLAILIGSGNKERSVNAIAKDLLELLDKKAVVSNDELMNIPGLGTAKATLIGSALELGRRRLPPKRRQISTPSEIYPLIQHYASRMQEHFLSICLNGAHEVLSVNVCSVGLVNRTLVHPREVFTEAVRQRATAIVVAHNHPSGNLQPSMEDKDVTRRLRQAGDILGIKILDHLIFGEEGYLSMLEGSLF; this is encoded by the coding sequence ATGAAATACCTAATTAGTGAACCAACGGAACAACGAATCCAGGAAATGGCGGCTTGTGATAGACCACGAGAGAGAATGCTTGAGCGGGGAGCTGAAGCCCTCAGCGACCAAGAATTGCTGGCCATTCTCATCGGGAGCGGGAACAAGGAGCGGTCGGTGAATGCAATCGCAAAGGACTTGTTGGAACTGCTCGATAAGAAGGCAGTGGTGTCCAATGATGAGCTGATGAACATTCCCGGCCTTGGTACCGCCAAGGCAACGCTCATAGGTTCTGCCTTGGAACTGGGAAGAAGGCGCCTACCTCCAAAACGTCGACAAATATCCACCCCCTCAGAGATCTACCCGCTTATTCAGCACTATGCCTCACGGATGCAGGAGCACTTTCTGAGCATTTGCCTCAATGGGGCACACGAGGTACTTTCAGTAAATGTTTGTTCGGTTGGGCTGGTCAATAGAACACTCGTTCATCCGAGAGAAGTATTCACCGAGGCAGTAAGACAACGAGCAACTGCAATCGTGGTTGCCCACAACCACCCCAGCGGCAACCTCCAGCCAAGCATGGAGGACAAGGATGTGACCCGCCGACTCAGGCAAGCTGGTGATATTCTGGGTATCAAGATCCTGGACCATTTGATCTTCGGGGAGGAAGGATACCTTTCCATGCTGGAAGGGAGTTTGTTTTAG
- a CDS encoding carbohydrate ABC transporter permease: MKKLTALIATLCSLVIVFPIFYSISASFFSYADFTSIPARLLPSVPTLENYARAFKESNLERFLANSLLTASLGTALRMAISIISAYTFSFFTFKGRDTLFVLIVATMLLPSDALLLANYTTIRALRLTDSYLGIISTLLLAPTHIFMLRQYFKTVSSEYREAAILEGCGDIRFLTTLLIPISKAVVITLAIHSFSTIFNDYLWPLLVTNKESMRTVQVGLTMLGFSENLDYGPQFAAITLLITPILIAFVAMHKPIQTSVSTRFAGR; this comes from the coding sequence ATGAAAAAACTGACAGCCCTCATCGCCACGCTCTGTTCCCTCGTTATCGTGTTTCCCATTTTCTACTCTATCAGCGCCTCGTTTTTCAGCTATGCCGACTTCACCAGTATTCCGGCTAGACTCCTTCCTTCAGTGCCGACGCTGGAAAATTATGCCAGAGCGTTCAAGGAATCGAATCTTGAGCGGTTCTTGGCAAATTCGTTACTTACCGCTTCGCTGGGAACTGCATTACGCATGGCTATCAGCATTATAAGTGCCTATACGTTCTCCTTTTTTACATTCAAGGGAAGGGATACTCTGTTTGTGCTCATAGTGGCAACCATGCTCCTTCCCTCCGATGCCCTCTTGCTTGCCAACTACACAACCATCCGCGCTCTCAGGCTCACCGATTCCTACCTGGGGATTATCAGCACCCTGTTGCTCGCCCCTACCCACATATTCATGCTTAGGCAGTACTTCAAGACGGTAAGCAGCGAATATCGTGAGGCAGCAATCCTTGAAGGGTGTGGGGATATCCGCTTTCTGACCACCCTCCTGATTCCCATCAGCAAGGCTGTGGTGATCACATTGGCAATCCATAGCTTCAGCACCATTTTCAACGATTACCTTTGGCCTTTGCTGGTCACCAACAAGGAGAGTATGAGAACCGTCCAAGTCGGCCTTACCATGCTCGGCTTCTCGGAGAACCTCGATTACGGTCCGCAGTTTGCCGCAATTACGTTGTTGATAACCCCGATTCTCATCGCCTTCGTCGCGATGCATAAACCAATCCAAACCAGCGTGAGTACACGCTTTGCAGGGAGATAA
- a CDS encoding carbohydrate ABC transporter permease — MKKRTASLLKPYILILPALALAVVFAYRPFLLTLLNSLHTVSLQGQRLSFVGFENYQRLFVSQSFQASLSNTLRFTLYFVPTNLIICLGAALLSNRKGKLATLNQIFFFLPMAVGLSSAMMILKMMFNPSIGIINQLFGSDIQWFNDKHAAMALLVIAGVYLDIGLNFLLLHAALRNVPSELHEVAKIEGANSLQVFRYLQAPLIAPTFVFVLMTNIKDAMLISSPVLILTEGGPFRSTQTLVYQMYLEGFKSGNYAMGSAIATVVFLLTLSALLLLLHLERRRVYYQ; from the coding sequence ATGAAGAAAAGAACCGCCTCGTTGCTCAAACCCTATATCCTCATACTGCCCGCACTCGCCCTTGCGGTGGTTTTTGCATATCGACCCTTCCTGCTTACCTTGCTCAACAGTCTGCATACCGTCTCCCTTCAGGGACAGCGGCTCAGTTTTGTAGGCTTTGAGAACTACCAACGGCTGTTCGTGAGCCAATCATTCCAAGCCAGCCTTTCCAACACCTTGCGTTTCACCCTCTACTTTGTTCCTACCAATTTAATCATCTGCTTAGGCGCAGCGTTGCTTTCGAACCGCAAGGGAAAACTGGCAACCCTTAATCAGATATTCTTCTTTCTTCCCATGGCCGTCGGTCTTTCCAGCGCCATGATGATCCTGAAAATGATGTTCAACCCTTCCATCGGCATCATCAACCAGTTGTTCGGCTCTGACATTCAATGGTTCAACGACAAGCATGCAGCGATGGCCTTGCTTGTCATCGCCGGGGTATATCTCGATATCGGACTGAACTTCCTTTTGCTGCATGCAGCATTGCGTAACGTCCCCTCCGAACTTCATGAAGTTGCAAAGATTGAGGGAGCGAACAGCCTGCAGGTCTTTCGGTACCTCCAAGCCCCGCTCATCGCTCCCACCTTTGTATTTGTCCTGATGACCAACATCAAAGATGCAATGCTTATATCCTCTCCGGTCCTCATTCTTACTGAAGGGGGCCCCTTCCGTTCCACCCAGACATTGGTTTATCAGATGTACCTTGAAGGGTTTAAGAGCGGCAACTATGCCATGGGTTCGGCGATAGCAACAGTAGTTTTTCTGCTCACCTTATCGGCACTGTTGCTGCTTCTCCATCTGGAACGAAGGAGGGTCTACTACCAATGA
- a CDS encoding type II toxin-antitoxin system VapB family antitoxin, producing the protein MRTNIIIDDQLMSEALLISGYKTKKEAVEEGLKLLITMKKQEKIRELRGKLTWEGDLDAMRTNK; encoded by the coding sequence ATGCGTACGAACATAATCATCGATGACCAGTTGATGAGCGAAGCATTACTGATTTCTGGGTATAAAACTAAAAAAGAAGCGGTAGAGGAAGGCTTGAAGCTCCTCATTACCATGAAAAAACAAGAAAAGATCCGTGAACTCAGAGGTAAGCTCACATGGGAAGGCGATCTTGATGCAATGAGAACCAACAAATGA